In Euwallacea fornicatus isolate EFF26 chromosome 20, ASM4011564v1, whole genome shotgun sequence, a single window of DNA contains:
- the LOC136345668 gene encoding uncharacterized protein: protein MEGSRGELRVLQINLDRGRLATDLLHQEIREGSVDVVLGLEPGGQGNFVRDRCDDSFIWLAPGVGVQSIHRDRGFVAAELDGITLVSAYFSPNKTTAEFSAWLGRLEEYVRGRDSRRVFIAGDLNAKSGRFGSVVGNAYGRVLEEFLEATALIPINTGGEWTFSNRMGSSLIDVTMAGDKVASRVRMWKVENERESGSCHRYFTYRIKPRGEIEVAENVREWEKAKGWKLSERGLE from the coding sequence atggAGGGGTCGCGCGGGGAATTGCGCGTGCTCCAGATCAACCTGGACAGGGGGCGTCTAGCGACGGACCTCTTGCACCAGGAGATCAGGGAGGGATCCGTGGATGTCGTGCTAGGACTGGAGCCCGGTGGGCAAGGGAACTTCGTGAGGGACAGGTGCGACGACTCTTTCATCTGGTTAGCGCCGGGTGTTGGGGTGCAGTCAATCCACCGGGATCGGGGGTTCGTGGCGGCGGAGCTGGATGGCATCACTCTAGTCTCTGCGTATTTTTCGCCGAACAAAACCACCGCTGAATTCAGTGCGTGGCTAGGACGGTTAGAGGAATACGTAAGGGGGCGCGACAGCAGGAGGGTCTTCATTGCAGGGGATCTGAACGCTAAGAGTGGCCGGTTCGGTTCCGTGGTCGGGAACGCTTACGGACGGGTCCTGGAGGAGTTTCTGGAAGCTACCGCACTCATCCCCATTAACACCGGGGGTGAGTGGACGTTCAGCAACCGGATGGGCAGTTCCTTGATCGATGTCACCATGGCTGGTGACAAGGTTGCGAGTAGGGTGAGAATGTGGAAGGTGGAGAATGAGAGGGAGAGTGGAAGCTGTCACAGATATTTCACCTACCGGATAAAACCGAGAGGGGAGATAGAAGTGGCAGAGAATGTGAGAGAATGGGAAAAAGCGAAAGGATGGAAACTAAGCGAGAGAGGGTTAGAGTAA